TGGCAATCGCATCGTCACCGATCCTAAAGGACTGTTCTCCCTAGCAAATGTCATTCCGGGACATCGAACAGCAACACTAGACTTGACAAGCTTACCAGGCTATGGTTTGGCACCTAACACATACTTCATTGAAAGGAACAGTCAATCACGTCTAGTAAAGCTAGCGCCTAATAGTATGGCAAGAGTGAATTTTGGTGTTACGCCTGCGTTTTCAGAGGATAAGCGATGAAAACAAGAAAGCTTGAAGTTAAAGTTACCAACGAAGGAAAAAGGAAGAAGGAATTCCCTATTCCCCATTCCCTATTCCCCATTCCCTATTCTTTATTCATGTTGCCTTCCACCCTAGTTAATAGGGGCGCAATGCCTTGCACCCGTACTAGTTTAGGTATTTGGAGTGCCTTTGTGGCAGTCGTTTTACCTTCCTTTGTAGGCGAAGCCATATTCTCCCGTGCTGAAGCAACTAACGTGCCAGAGAATAGGGAATGGGGAATGGCGAATGGGGAAATATCACCACTCTCAACTCCCGTAAGGGCGCAAGGCATTGCGCTTCCTACTTCATATTCCCAACTCCCAACTACCCCCCTCACCCCCTCTCCCACTCTCCCCCTCACCCCCTCCCCCACTCCCAACTCCCAACTCCCAACTCCCTCTGTCTCCCCCTCCCCCAATCCCGATTCCCCCTCCCCCACTCCCAACTCCCAACTCCCCAATCCTGATTCCCCCTCCCCCACTCCCAACTCCCAACTCCCCACTCCCTCTGTCTCCCCCTCTCCCAATCCCAATTCCCCCTCCCCCACTCCCAACTCCCAACTCCCCACTCCCTCAGAGATAATTGGCGACCAAATAAAAATTGACATTGTACCTGTTGGCGAGCCACGAGTCCAAGCGGATGGACGTTCTACTATTAGGTTCACGGGACAGGTGACCGATGAAAATGGTCAAATAATCCGTGAGGACATAGTGGTCACCCTGACATCCAGTGCGGGGAAATTTATAGGCGCTGACCAAGATAAAGACCAAGGAGGGTTTCAGGTAATAGCACGCGGTGGAGAATTTACCGCCACTTTGCAATCGGATATTAAACCCCAACAAGTTCGCGTGCGGGCGGCGGTAGAAAGTATTAGGACACAAAACCCCTTCCGAAGAGACAGGGACGTTATCAAAGATTCACCCTTTTTTGGACAAAGAGGTGTTTTAAACGACACCCCCTTCCCCCAACAAACCGATAATTCGAGCATTGAAAAGTTCAAAGATACCCCGATAGAAGCATATACCCAGGTAGAATTTACAACCTACCTGCGACCTTCACTGGCAACTGGGGTAGTAAACTTACGGATAGGTGCTCGTGGCACAAATTACTGGGGAAGTTTTCGTGAATTTGTTCCACAAGATTTGGATGAAGGAACTGAGGTTGACTTAAGTGCAGCCGTTTTTGCTACAGGTAAAGTCGGAGATTGGTTGTTTACAGGAGCCTATAACAGCGATCGCCCTCTCAATCAAGACTGTAATGGTAATGTGCGCTTATTTGGCAAACCCGATCAGCTTTGCGAACAACAATATCCCGTCTACGGTGACAGTTCTACCGTCACTTCCACAGCACCTTCGATAGACAGTGTTTATCTTCGCTTTGAGCGCAGCAGCCCCGTGTTAGGAGCCGATCCTGACTACGCCATGTGGGGGGACTACAATACTGAAGAATTTGCCAGAGTCTCCCAACTGTACACTGCTACAAACCGTCAACTACATGGTTTCAAGGGGAACTTCAGCTTTGGACCTGTTCAAATCACAGGTTTATACGCTAACAACATTGAAGGTTACGCCAGAGATATTATCGTTCCCGACGGTACAAGTGGTGACTACTTTTTGTCACGGCGTTTGCTGGTTCCTGGGAGTGAAAGCGTCTATTTGGAAGAAGAAGAGATCAACCGTCCCGGTACAATTTTAGACCGCAAACAACTATTTCGCGGTCGAGATTACGAAATTGACTATGACCGAGGAACGCTTAAGCTTTATAAATCGGTTTTCGCCGTATCAACACAGCCCTTCAGTCCGACTTTGGTAAAACGGCTTGTTGTCTCCTACCAACCGGACGAAGGAGAGGAAACGTCTACTCTTCTTGGAGGGCGGGTACAATTCAACATTTCTCAGGAGACAGATAATAAAACTTTCCTGGGAGGTAGTTACCTGCGGGAATACCAAGATGGTCAAGACTTTGAACTGTATGGAGCAGATTTCCTTGTCTCTTTAGGAAATAGCGGTCAGATTATTGGGGAATTTGCTCGCTCTAGCGGTAGCCTCCTCAATGGAGAGGATGGAACGGGTAATGCTTATAGATTAGAAGCTATTGGCAATATTGGCGATCGCCTTCGAGCCAGAGCCTATTATCGTTCTTCTGACGAAGGTTTCTCCAACAACGCCACCTATAGCTACACAGCAGGACAAACACGCTATGGAGGCTCTCTTTTAGCCAGAGTCACCGACTCCACCTTCCTGACAGCCGCATACGACTACGAAGAGAACTTCGGGCGTTCCTTAGGTGTTACACCGTTTTTTGACGTATTCAATCCAGAACCAGTACCTGCTAGTTTTGGTTCTAGAGTCAATAACGAACTGGAAACTATCCGCGCTGGAATTTTACAAAAATTTAAATTTATTGGTCGTTTTTCCGATTTCAGTTTGGAGTACGTCAACCGTTCCCGCGAAGACCGTGTGGGCGATCAATTTGAAGGCGATGCTAGTCAGTTGGTATCTCGGCTCAAGCTACCCCTCACTCAAGCTTTGACCTTCCAAGCTCAAAATGAATTGAATTTGGGCGATAGCGACCCACTCTATCCCAACAGAACAACCCTGGCATTAGACTGGAAGGCTTACCCAGGAGTCACATTCCGACTAGCACACCAGTTTTACGATGACAGCAGCGTATTACGAGGCAACTCTATCACCTCATTAGACACGATACTCGAGCACAAATTTTCTGATGATACGCTCCTGAGCGGTCAGTACTCAGTTTTATCTGGATTCAACGGCTTACAAGGTCAAGGAGCCGTAGGAATCAATCACGGTGCTCGCATCGCTCCCGGCTTGAAACTGAGCGTGGGTTACCAATATGTCTTCAAGAACATATTTAATAACAATGCCGCAGACGGAATATTCCAAACCTCTGTTACGGGTTCCAATACGGCTTCATTAGGGCTGTTTGCTGGTAGTGTTTACAGCATTGGATTGGACTACACCGATAATCCCAACTTTAAAGCTGGTGCGAAGTTTGAATATCGTGATGGTGATGATGACAATAACCTCGTCATCACAGCAGGAGCAGCAGGCAAACTCTCACCCGCCCTCACAGCCCTAGTTCGCTTTCAACAAGCAGGTGGGGCAAATATCCCCGTGTATCTCCCCTCTAGCCCTAGTTCCTCTGGATTTGTAGGCAGAGTGGACGACTTGGGAGACGCTATCAACCTCAGATTTGGTGTAGCGTATCGCGATCCAAACAGTGATAAATTCAATGGATTGCTGAAATACGAGTGGCGTCAAAACTACGGTTCAATCCCAGAATTTAGCAATGATAGAGACTCAAACGCTCACGTACTCTCAGGTGAAGGAATATATGCCCCCAACTGGCGATGGGAATTCTATGGTAAGTACGCTTTTCGCTTAGCAAATAGCGGCGATCTTGGCAACAACCAGACTAACGATAGTAATACCCAATTGGCACAACTCAGAGCAACTTACAGACTTGGTTACCGAACCGATTTAGCTGTGGAAGGACGCTGGATAGGACAAAGTTTTGACAGTGGATCGGATTATAATCAGTTTGGTGTTGCCGTAGAAGGTGGGTATTACTTAACACCCGATCTGCGCTTAGGTGTAGGTTATAGCTTTGGCAGTGTGGACGATGACCGTGATTTTAGTAGTTACCGATCTGAAGGAGGTTTCTACGTCAATATCAGCCTCAAACTGAATGAACTTTTGGGTGGCTTTGGATTGCAAAAGCCCGTACCCAAGCAGCAGCGAGAGTCGGAAATTAGTAATAGGGAGTGGGGAATGGGGAATGGGGAATGGGGAAGAAGAATTAAGAAAAATTCCCAACTCCCCACTCAAAAACTCATTCAACGTTTGAAAAATAGGGAATGGGGAATGGAGAAATTTCGCAATCTACAATCCACAATCCACAATCCACAATCCACAATCCACAATCCAAAATTGTTTGAGTTACAAAAGTCCACAATTAAGCTAATTAATTCCCTCAAAAAGCGAGCGGCTTTTCGCAGATTCAGTGGTGGAGAGGAGTGAGTGATGTTCAAGAGCAAAGTTTATCTTCGATTGGGGAATAGGGAATGGGGAATAGGTAATAGGGACTGGGGAAAAATAACACGACAACATTTCCCTACTCCCTACTCCCTACTCCCTAATCCCTTAGTTTTATTACCGATCGCCCTTTGTCTTTTACCTTCGGGTGTTGCATACGGGCTGGAAACTGGGGAATGGGGAATGGGGAATCGGGAATGGGGAAGAATCACACAAACACCTCCAACTCGCAACTCCCAACTCCCCACTCCCAACTCCCTCAGAATTGTAGTAAACAGCAATCAAGATGGTGATGTTAAAGCTGATGAGCAGCTAACTTTACGGGAAGCCATTGAATTGGCTAACGGTACGCTTTCTGCCGAAAAGTTAAGCAGTGCAGAAAAAGCACAAATCCAACCAGCAAGTAATGGCAGTTCTCGCATTGAGTTTAATCTTCCTGGGGGAGCCACTGCCATCCAGTTACAGCAACAATTACCCGATCTGGCTGCTCCAGGATTGGTTATAGATGGCACTACTCAGCCCGGATACGATGCTTCTGGTTCGGCGACTGCTGAAATTGCTATTCCAATTCCTGTGGTGGCGATTTCTCCCGCACCAGAGCGCGAAATTTTTCGCGGTTTAACAGTGGTTGCTGATGGCATCACAATTCGGGGTTTAAGCCTTTACGGTTTTACAGCTAGCCCAGTTAAGCAGCAACTGGGCAATTTACTAATATATGATGGCAAGCCGAAACCAGCCACTTTAACCACACCACCAGGGGATATAGTTATTTCTCATCCTCTCCCACCCCCAAATACCCGCCAACAGCAACCCCCAAATGATGATTTTCCGTTTTATGAAAAAAATGTTCCTCCAAAAAACGTTGTGATTGAAAACAACTGGTTGGGATTGACTGTGGATGAAAAACTACCAGAGTCAACCTCAGCTTTTGGAGTTTATGTTTTTAACTCTCAAGGAGCAACAATTCGGCGGAACCGTATTTACTACCATGAAGGCAGTGCTATTATTACTTCTGTGCGCGGTGAAAATACGGTAGTTTCTGAAAATATTATTGTTGGTAACGGGCTAGCTGGAATGCCAGACGCTTTGCGATTTGAAGGTGTGGTGAATAAATCCCAGATTGTTGGCAATTTAATTTGTGCTAACGATGGTGCTGGGGTGTATTTATTTAAACCAGAAGGAGATGTTCAAATCCAGAATAACCGCATCACTTACAATGGCAGGCGTTTGCGACGGGCAGCAGTTTACTTGATGGGCAGAAACCATCAGGTAATAGGAAATGAAATTGACTATCAAACTGGACCTGGTGTTGTCGTGTCGGCTTTCCCTAATAGCAAGGGCAATGTCATCACTGACAACAAATTTGCAGCGCTAGAAGGGTTGAGCATTGACCTCAATACTCAAGGAAATCTGGATGTCAGCGATTTTCAAAGAGGTGACGGTCCCAATCCCCGACGCAATTCTTCCAATCGCCGACTGGATACAGGTAATGCTGCAATTAACGCTCCAGAATTTGCCACAAGGACATTTGTTCCTACTGGTAGTAGTGTCACTTTACAAGGAAAAGCTGACCCCGGTTCGGAAGTTACGATTTACCGTTTGAGTGATTATCAAACAGGTAAGCAAGCACTCTACGAACCTGGTTATGGAGCTTTAAGAGAACCTTTAGGTAAAGCACAAGTTGACGAAAAAGGCAAG
This genomic interval from Scytonema hofmannii PCC 7110 contains the following:
- a CDS encoding Ig-like domain-containing protein, with protein sequence MKTRKLEVKVTNEGKRKKEFPIPHSLFPIPYSLFMLPSTLVNRGAMPCTRTSLGIWSAFVAVVLPSFVGEAIFSRAEATNVPENREWGMANGEISPLSTPVRAQGIALPTSYSQLPTTPLTPSPTLPLTPSPTPNSQLPTPSVSPSPNPDSPSPTPNSQLPNPDSPSPTPNSQLPTPSVSPSPNPNSPSPTPNSQLPTPSEIIGDQIKIDIVPVGEPRVQADGRSTIRFTGQVTDENGQIIREDIVVTLTSSAGKFIGADQDKDQGGFQVIARGGEFTATLQSDIKPQQVRVRAAVESIRTQNPFRRDRDVIKDSPFFGQRGVLNDTPFPQQTDNSSIEKFKDTPIEAYTQVEFTTYLRPSLATGVVNLRIGARGTNYWGSFREFVPQDLDEGTEVDLSAAVFATGKVGDWLFTGAYNSDRPLNQDCNGNVRLFGKPDQLCEQQYPVYGDSSTVTSTAPSIDSVYLRFERSSPVLGADPDYAMWGDYNTEEFARVSQLYTATNRQLHGFKGNFSFGPVQITGLYANNIEGYARDIIVPDGTSGDYFLSRRLLVPGSESVYLEEEEINRPGTILDRKQLFRGRDYEIDYDRGTLKLYKSVFAVSTQPFSPTLVKRLVVSYQPDEGEETSTLLGGRVQFNISQETDNKTFLGGSYLREYQDGQDFELYGADFLVSLGNSGQIIGEFARSSGSLLNGEDGTGNAYRLEAIGNIGDRLRARAYYRSSDEGFSNNATYSYTAGQTRYGGSLLARVTDSTFLTAAYDYEENFGRSLGVTPFFDVFNPEPVPASFGSRVNNELETIRAGILQKFKFIGRFSDFSLEYVNRSREDRVGDQFEGDASQLVSRLKLPLTQALTFQAQNELNLGDSDPLYPNRTTLALDWKAYPGVTFRLAHQFYDDSSVLRGNSITSLDTILEHKFSDDTLLSGQYSVLSGFNGLQGQGAVGINHGARIAPGLKLSVGYQYVFKNIFNNNAADGIFQTSVTGSNTASLGLFAGSVYSIGLDYTDNPNFKAGAKFEYRDGDDDNNLVITAGAAGKLSPALTALVRFQQAGGANIPVYLPSSPSSSGFVGRVDDLGDAINLRFGVAYRDPNSDKFNGLLKYEWRQNYGSIPEFSNDRDSNAHVLSGEGIYAPNWRWEFYGKYAFRLANSGDLGNNQTNDSNTQLAQLRATYRLGYRTDLAVEGRWIGQSFDSGSDYNQFGVAVEGGYYLTPDLRLGVGYSFGSVDDDRDFSSYRSEGGFYVNISLKLNELLGGFGLQKPVPKQQRESEISNREWGMGNGEWGRRIKKNSQLPTQKLIQRLKNREWGMEKFRNLQSTIHNPQSTIHNPKLFELQKSTIKLINSLKKRAAFRRFSGGEE
- a CDS encoding OmpA family protein yields the protein MGNREWGRITQTPPTRNSQLPTPNSLRIVVNSNQDGDVKADEQLTLREAIELANGTLSAEKLSSAEKAQIQPASNGSSRIEFNLPGGATAIQLQQQLPDLAAPGLVIDGTTQPGYDASGSATAEIAIPIPVVAISPAPEREIFRGLTVVADGITIRGLSLYGFTASPVKQQLGNLLIYDGKPKPATLTTPPGDIVISHPLPPPNTRQQQPPNDDFPFYEKNVPPKNVVIENNWLGLTVDEKLPESTSAFGVYVFNSQGATIRRNRIYYHEGSAIITSVRGENTVVSENIIVGNGLAGMPDALRFEGVVNKSQIVGNLICANDGAGVYLFKPEGDVQIQNNRITYNGRRLRRAAVYLMGRNHQVIGNEIDYQTGPGVVVSAFPNSKGNVITDNKFAALEGLSIDLNTQGNLDVSDFQRGDGPNPRRNSSNRRLDTGNAAINAPEFATRTFVPTGSSVTLQGKADPGSEVTIYRLSDYQTGKQALYEPGYGALREPLGKAQVDEKGKFSIAVENLQNGEIVSAIATDPKYGTSEPAVAAFIGTSGTFTNPTPETKPQRIQPPQCTSRPIPPKPEPEPEPEIPPEPIRIQVPRNVHFALDKSFISQESAAVLDRVAEVLQQYPFIVIELQGHADPRASDAYNQALGRRRALSVRNYLLRKGIPPERMTIRSFGESRRKVPGSTDIVDYARDRRVEIIFRDVRGIELIIEDQEQDLQIERRRNRNRE